In Arachis hypogaea cultivar Tifrunner chromosome 17, arahy.Tifrunner.gnm2.J5K5, whole genome shotgun sequence, a single window of DNA contains:
- the LOC140180637 gene encoding uncharacterized protein: MAAMVNLANTMEANAAATLQAVQRLGQPTGNRNGNGEGNADDNVEGSGDNTGGAPMTLATFLKVHPPSFRGSTIPTEADNWFQAMECTLQPQHVPHNQYVKFAAYQLREEAQHWWQAECRLLQLQNVDAPWDVFQTAFYKNYFPESAREGALEAYKSWKCVKYQSGLKDNIRAVMAPIEIQIFSDLVNKARVVEEYAKTKELKMRWRRWMDMLKDYEFELSYHPGKAKVVADALGRKSLTIAWVRIKEEELVDKFVDLKLEIGEVARRACLSQLQISNMFKMDIQRAQQDERKLQKLLQPVGDKRREEFAKEGERVWRDKGRVCTQDVRSLRQDMLSGAHYSGFSVHPGSTKMYCNLKKMFWWSGMKGDVATVASKCLTCQKVKIEHQKPSGMIQPLETPQWKWAMMWFG, from the exons ATGGCGGCAATGGTGAACCTTGCAAACACCATGGAGGCTAACGCTGCTGCGACTCTACAAGCTGTACAGAGGTTAGGCCAACCGACCGGAAACAGAAATGGGAATGGTGAAGGAAATGCGGATGACAATGTTGAAGGGAGCGGAGACAACACGGGAGGTGCTCCGATGACCTTGGCGACTTTTCTCAAGGTTCATCCACCAAGTTTTAGAGGTTCAACAATTCCCACAGAAGCGGACAACTGGTTCCAAGCTATGGAGTGCACGCTGCAGCCACAACATGTCCCACACAATCAATACGTGAAGTTTGCTGCTTATCAGCTTCGGGAAGAGGCCCAGCATTGGTGGCAAGCAGAGTGCCGCTTGTTACAGCTTCAAAATGTCGACGCTCCTTGGGATGTGTTCCAAACGGCCTTCTACAAGAATTATtttcctgagtctgcaagggaa GGTGCCCTAGAGGCCTATAAAAGTTGGAAGTGTGTCAAGTATCAAAGTGGCTTGAAGGACAACATCAGGGCTGTTATGGCTCCTATTGAGATTCAGATTTTCTCCGATTTGGTGAACAAGGCAAGAGTGGTTGAGGAATACGCGAAGACG aaagagcttaaaatGCGTTGGAGAAGATGGATGGATATGCTAAAGGATTATGAGTTTGAACTgagttatcaccctggaaaggcGAAGGTGGTCGCAGATGCATTGGGTCGAAAATCCTTAACAATTGCTTGGGTGAGAATCAAGGAAGAGGAGTTAGTAgataagtttgtggatcttaagcTGGAAATTGGTGAGGTGGCCAGAAGAGCTTGTTTGAGCCAGTTGCAGATTTCAAACATGTTTAAGATGGATATTCAGagggctcagcaagatgagcGGAAGCTTCAAAAATTGTTGCAACCAGTTGGTGATAAGAGGCGTGAAGAATTCGCTAAGGAGGGTGAAAGAGTGTGGAGAGATAAGGGGAGAGTTTGCACACAAGATGTCAGAAGTTTGAGACAAGACATGTTGTCGGGGGCTCACTACAGTGGATTTTCTGTTCATCCCGGAAGCACGAAGATGTATTGTAACTTAAAGAAGATGTTTTGGTGGTCTGggatgaaaggtgatgtagcTACAGTGGCATCCAAGTGTTTGACGTGTCAAAaggtgaagatagagcatcaAAAGCCGTCAGGAATGATACAGCCTCTTGAGACTCCTCAGTGGAAGTGGGCTATGATGTGGTTTGGGTGA